A DNA window from Tenuifilaceae bacterium CYCD contains the following coding sequences:
- a CDS encoding B12-binding domain-containing radical SAM protein, whose product MSNTNKNILLVSANVYKVPYPVYPLSISYLQTYLHSHLNGFDVDVFDFNLKSLDEFENLIKLKRYKYIGISLRNVDDVNFYAKDNFVDWYQSIIRSIRNSIDTKIILGGPCVSIFPELIYERLKPDFAVKGEGETSLLKLIEALENQTDHSNIEGLIHKPNGNVLVNPRQSYTQNLDISFNSDLVDFYFDKSGMLNIQTKRGCPYGCIYCSYPVVEGKKVRTLDAKKVVEGLKELYFQRNINYVFFTDSVFNICDEYNEELANRIIESQIKINWGAYFSAHNFDRKRMELYKKSGLTHVEFGTDSLSDKQLENYKKHFRFADILKSSEICSDLGIFYAHFLILAGIGETEETLDETFENCKKIKHSIFFPFVGMRIYPDTELYEIAKQEGRFKQKEEVLNPIYYISDKVNLDTIQAKANATGQKWIFPDADHSEMLEKMRAKKRKGPLWEYLRY is encoded by the coding sequence ATGAGCAATACCAATAAAAATATTCTTTTAGTTTCGGCTAATGTCTACAAGGTACCGTATCCGGTGTACCCTTTATCCATATCTTACCTGCAAACCTACCTTCACTCCCATCTCAACGGATTCGATGTCGATGTTTTTGATTTCAACCTAAAATCCTTAGATGAATTCGAGAACCTGATCAAATTAAAAAGATACAAGTATATCGGCATTTCGCTGAGGAATGTTGACGATGTAAACTTCTACGCAAAGGATAACTTTGTTGATTGGTACCAATCAATCATTAGGTCGATAAGGAATAGCATTGACACAAAAATTATACTCGGAGGACCCTGTGTATCTATATTTCCAGAGTTAATTTACGAAAGGCTGAAGCCCGATTTCGCTGTAAAAGGCGAAGGTGAAACCAGCTTGCTAAAGCTCATTGAAGCATTAGAAAATCAAACAGACCACAGTAATATAGAAGGACTTATACACAAACCCAACGGCAATGTTCTTGTTAATCCGAGGCAATCGTACACCCAAAACCTTGATATAAGTTTCAACTCCGATTTGGTTGACTTTTACTTTGACAAGAGCGGAATGCTCAACATTCAAACCAAGCGGGGATGTCCTTATGGCTGTATTTACTGCAGTTATCCTGTAGTTGAGGGCAAAAAGGTTCGAACGCTGGATGCAAAAAAAGTTGTTGAAGGACTCAAGGAGTTATACTTCCAGCGCAACATAAACTACGTTTTCTTTACCGATTCGGTATTCAACATTTGCGACGAGTACAACGAAGAACTGGCCAACAGAATAATTGAAAGCCAGATAAAAATAAACTGGGGAGCGTATTTCTCTGCCCACAATTTCGACAGAAAAAGAATGGAACTCTACAAAAAATCGGGTTTAACCCATGTTGAGTTTGGAACGGATTCCCTGTCGGACAAACAGCTGGAAAACTACAAAAAGCATTTCCGTTTTGCAGACATATTAAAATCATCGGAGATTTGCTCTGACCTAGGCATATTCTACGCACACTTTCTCATTTTAGCAGGAATTGGAGAAACAGAGGAAACCCTAGACGAAACCTTCGAAAACTGCAAAAAAATAAAACATTCCATTTTCTTCCCATTTGTTGGAATGCGCATTTATCCAGATACTGAACTTTACGAAATTGCAAAGCAAGAAGGTAGATTTAAACAAAAAGAAGAGGTGCTTAACCCAATTTACTACATATCGGATAAGGTGAACCTAGATACAATACAGGCCAAAGCAAACGCAACCGGACAAAAATGGATTTTCCCCGATGCCGATCATTCCGAAATGTTAGAGAAGATGAGAGCGAAGAAAAGAAAAGGTCCACTTTGGGAATATTTAAGATACTAA
- a CDS encoding lipid A biosynthesis acyltransferase: protein MEPKKWQGKTGGGTLGQKSLLFLLGITSQYIIYFFLAFIVPFYMVFAYKRAMPIYHYYRKHWNYSIIGSILHVYWNHLVFGIMLIDRFSIYAGKSDKFKVKITGNEHFLNAINSEKGLLIASSHIGNFEISGYLLKQDKKRINAVIYGGESEEIKKNRQTIFDQNNINPIPVIDGISHIFALSAAVNRGEIISMPCDRVFTGSKSMSCKFLGGDAEFPTGAFHIAAKFNIPALGIFVMKEKPLLYHIYVKPLTNETSTTDTLNEKVEKMTQKFVSELESTVKVHKNQWFNFYEFWK, encoded by the coding sequence ATGGAGCCTAAAAAATGGCAAGGTAAAACCGGAGGAGGAACACTGGGTCAAAAAAGCCTTTTGTTCCTTCTTGGCATTACAAGCCAATACATTATTTACTTCTTTTTGGCCTTCATAGTGCCCTTTTATATGGTGTTTGCCTATAAAAGGGCAATGCCAATATACCATTACTACAGGAAACACTGGAATTACTCAATCATCGGTTCAATTCTCCATGTTTACTGGAATCACCTTGTTTTTGGGATAATGCTAATCGATCGTTTCTCGATATACGCTGGAAAATCAGACAAATTCAAAGTAAAAATAACCGGTAACGAACATTTTCTTAATGCAATCAATTCTGAAAAAGGATTACTTATAGCAAGTTCGCATATTGGGAATTTCGAAATATCGGGCTACCTGCTAAAACAGGACAAAAAAAGGATAAATGCAGTGATATACGGAGGCGAAAGCGAAGAAATCAAAAAGAACAGGCAAACCATATTTGACCAAAACAACATAAACCCTATTCCTGTAATTGATGGAATATCGCATATATTTGCGCTAAGCGCAGCCGTTAATCGTGGCGAAATTATTAGCATGCCATGCGACAGGGTGTTTACCGGATCAAAATCCATGAGTTGTAAATTTCTTGGAGGAGATGCCGAATTCCCAACCGGAGCCTTTCACATTGCTGCAAAGTTTAACATTCCGGCACTGGGCATTTTTGTGATGAAAGAAAAGCCTTTACTTTACCATATTTATGTAAAACCATTGACCAACGAAACTTCCACAACCGACACCCTGAATGAAAAAGTAGAAAAAATGACCCAAAAGTTTGTTTCGGAATTGGAATCAACAGTTAAAGTGCATAAAAACCAGTGGTTTAATTTTTACGAATTCTGGAAATAA
- the acpP_2 gene encoding acyl carrier protein, with protein sequence MTRNEIVEIVNNFLVEEIEVEGTLSEDARLKDDLGIDSLDFVDIVVIVERNFGFKIKAEEMMEVDTLGKFYDYIGKKLNA encoded by the coding sequence ATGACAAGAAACGAAATAGTTGAAATTGTAAACAATTTCTTGGTAGAGGAAATTGAGGTAGAAGGCACCCTCTCAGAGGATGCCCGTTTAAAAGACGACCTTGGAATTGACAGCCTTGATTTTGTTGATATTGTTGTAATTGTTGAACGCAACTTTGGCTTTAAAATTAAGGCTGAAGAAATGATGGAAGTTGATACACTCGGAAAATTCTACGATTACATCGGAAAAAAACTGAACGCCTAA
- the fabB gene encoding beta-ketoacyl synthase — protein sequence MKRVVITGMGIYSCIGKNLDEVKESLYTGRSGIGVEQIRSEYGYRSPLTGILERPQLKGVLDRKFRSNLAEEGEYAYMATVQALEQAKIDIDFLENNEVGIFYGNDSSAKAVIEANDIARIKKDTTLIGSGAIFQSMNSTVTMNLAVIFKLKGVNMTISAACASGSHSIGLGYFFIKNGLQKMVVCGGAQETNYYSMGSFDALSAFSIRVDEPTKASRPFDANRDGLVPSGGAATLILEDYDHAVARGANIIAEVVGYGFSSNGGHISQPSDNGSFIAMEKALIDAGLKPSDIDYINAHATSTQLGDMYEAMAIDRLFGGTKPPVSSTKSMTGHECWMAGASEIIYSILMMQNNFVAPNINFETPDEHSAKLNIVSKTLEKKIDIFLSNSFGFGGTNSALVIKKI from the coding sequence ATGAAGCGTGTTGTTATTACAGGAATGGGAATATACTCCTGCATTGGAAAGAATCTCGACGAAGTAAAAGAATCACTCTACACGGGCCGATCGGGCATTGGCGTTGAACAGATCCGATCGGAATACGGATACAGATCACCTCTCACTGGAATTCTTGAACGCCCTCAACTAAAGGGTGTACTGGATCGAAAGTTCAGGAGTAATCTTGCCGAAGAGGGAGAGTATGCATACATGGCAACGGTTCAAGCCCTTGAGCAGGCAAAAATAGATATAGATTTTCTTGAGAATAATGAAGTTGGGATTTTCTACGGAAACGACTCTTCGGCAAAAGCAGTAATTGAGGCAAACGATATAGCACGCATCAAAAAGGATACAACATTGATTGGCTCAGGAGCCATATTCCAATCGATGAACTCAACCGTTACCATGAACCTGGCGGTTATATTCAAACTGAAAGGGGTAAACATGACCATTTCGGCAGCATGCGCCAGTGGGTCACACTCCATTGGTCTAGGATATTTTTTCATCAAAAATGGATTACAAAAAATGGTGGTTTGCGGTGGAGCCCAGGAAACCAACTACTACTCCATGGGAAGTTTTGATGCGTTAAGCGCATTCTCAATTAGAGTAGATGAACCAACAAAAGCATCTAGGCCATTCGATGCAAACCGGGATGGACTCGTACCAAGCGGTGGTGCTGCCACTTTAATACTAGAAGATTACGACCATGCCGTGGCCCGTGGTGCAAACATCATTGCCGAAGTTGTAGGATACGGATTTTCTTCAAACGGTGGACACATATCGCAACCTAGCGATAACGGCTCGTTCATTGCCATGGAAAAAGCATTGATTGACGCTGGATTAAAACCATCGGATATTGACTATATAAATGCCCATGCCACATCAACCCAGTTGGGCGATATGTATGAGGCTATGGCTATTGATAGATTATTTGGCGGGACCAAACCTCCGGTTAGCTCAACAAAATCGATGACAGGCCATGAGTGCTGGATGGCTGGAGCAAGCGAAATCATCTATTCAATTTTAATGATGCAGAACAACTTTGTTGCCCCCAACATCAACTTCGAAACACCTGATGAGCACTCGGCAAAGTTGAATATTGTATCAAAAACATTGGAGAAAAAAATTGACATCTTCCTATCAAACTCCTTCGGATTTGGAGGAACCAACAGCGCACTAGTTATTAAAAAAATATAA
- a CDS encoding 3-ketoacyl-ACP reductase: MKKYALVTGGSRGIGKACCIKLAKMGYSILINYVSNEAAATETLNAVKALGVDAELLKFNVAKKDEVESAINQWQEKNSDEFIQVLVNNAGIRKDNLMFWMSDDEWHQVTETNLNGTFYTTRAVLKYMLNKKTGRIINIVSLSGIKGMPGQANYSAAKAGVIGMTKALAQEAAKKRVTVNAIAPGFIETDMTSSLPVEDLKKLVPLNRFGTAEEVAALVGFLASDESAYITGEVISINGGLHT, translated from the coding sequence ATGAAAAAATACGCACTAGTCACTGGGGGGTCGAGGGGAATCGGAAAGGCATGTTGCATCAAACTTGCCAAAATGGGCTATTCCATTTTAATCAACTACGTTTCAAACGAAGCCGCAGCAACCGAAACTTTGAATGCGGTAAAAGCATTGGGAGTTGATGCAGAATTACTCAAGTTTAACGTTGCAAAAAAGGACGAGGTTGAAAGCGCTATAAACCAATGGCAGGAAAAGAATTCTGATGAATTTATTCAAGTTCTAGTTAATAATGCCGGTATCCGTAAGGATAACCTAATGTTTTGGATGAGCGACGATGAGTGGCATCAAGTTACCGAGACAAATCTGAACGGCACATTCTACACTACCCGAGCCGTACTAAAATACATGTTAAACAAAAAAACTGGCAGAATAATCAATATTGTTTCCCTATCGGGAATTAAAGGGATGCCAGGGCAGGCAAACTACTCGGCAGCTAAAGCAGGCGTTATTGGAATGACCAAGGCCCTTGCTCAGGAAGCAGCAAAAAAACGGGTTACGGTTAATGCCATTGCCCCAGGATTCATTGAAACCGATATGACAAGCAGTTTACCGGTAGAGGATCTAAAGAAATTAGTTCCACTAAACAGATTCGGAACCGCCGAAGAAGTTGCCGCATTGGTTGGATTCCTAGCATCGGACGAATCGGCCTATATTACAGGTGAGGTTATCTCGATCAACGGAGGACTTCACACTTAA